A part of Paenibacillus sp. 481 genomic DNA contains:
- a CDS encoding Stp1/IreP family PP2C-type Ser/Thr phosphatase codes for MKAVHRSDVGRVRAVNEDRAYAAKLPNGYDLYIVADGMGGHQAGDIASRLAVETVAAELKALPEELEQEQLGKALEHAIFRANQTIFQIASQDEKYHHMGTTIVAAIFKDEDGYIGHIGDSRAYRVDRDGIAQLTDDHTLVNELVKSGQIRPEEAERHPRRNVLVRALGTDDQVAVDLKPLTMASGESLLLCSDGLTNMLKSKTIWETVIDPSLPLEVKADRLLTQALEAGGDDNITIVLIERQHSSTEKEGWNS; via the coding sequence ATGAAAGCTGTGCATCGTTCCGATGTGGGACGCGTACGCGCAGTTAATGAAGACCGTGCTTACGCGGCTAAACTGCCGAATGGATATGATCTTTACATCGTAGCCGATGGTATGGGTGGGCATCAGGCAGGTGACATTGCCAGCCGATTGGCTGTAGAAACGGTAGCAGCAGAGCTTAAGGCGCTGCCAGAAGAGCTAGAACAAGAGCAGCTTGGTAAAGCGCTCGAACACGCTATTTTCCGTGCCAATCAGACGATATTTCAGATTGCTTCTCAAGATGAAAAGTATCATCATATGGGCACAACAATTGTGGCAGCTATTTTTAAGGATGAAGACGGTTATATTGGCCATATCGGGGATAGCCGCGCTTATCGCGTGGACCGAGATGGCATCGCGCAGTTGACGGACGACCATACGCTCGTGAACGAACTCGTCAAATCAGGGCAAATCCGCCCCGAGGAAGCCGAGCGTCACCCGCGGAGAAATGTACTTGTTCGTGCCTTAGGCACAGACGATCAAGTAGCTGTTGATTTAAAACCGCTGACCATGGCTAGTGGAGAATCGCTTCTCCTATGCAGCGATGGTTTGACGAACATGCTAAAGTCCAAGACCATCTGGGAAACCGTAATCGATCCTTCGCTTCCGCTAGAAGTGAAGGCGGATCGTCTGCTTACACAAGCATTAGAAGCGGGCGGAGACGACAATATTACTATCGTCCTCATAGAGCGCCAACACTCTAGCACCGAGAAAGAGGGGTGGAACTCGTGA
- the rsmB gene encoding 16S rRNA (cytosine(967)-C(5))-methyltransferase RsmB, whose protein sequence is MKKGQGQGSAPRRKTAREVALDVLVAVEREQSYSNLQLNQALQEAKLERVDAGLATELVYGTIQRLNTIDSVLARKVEKGTAKLKPWMRNLLRMSLYQLHYLDRIPDHAAVNEAVAIAKRRGQQAMGGFVNGVLRGVMREPDIWSAPHAAAKNPVVRIAWEHSHPEWLVASWISAYGEAATAAMCAANNEPPHGSVRVNRLRGSREQLIADMEANGLQVEPSAVSVDGIVARAAGNLALSSWYRDGRLSVQDESSMLVVEAVRPEPGMRVLDCCAAPGGKTAHIAERMGNKGEVIANDVHAHKVALIEDQAIRLGLQVVHVMNVDAQALTKALPQSSFDAVLLDAPCTGFGVIRRKPDIKWTKQPEDVTSIAALQARLIREAAQLVRQGGRLVYSTCTVEHAENEAVVRDFLAEHARDGWQLDDTWKSALPQDKLAAALQRSSDGMLQVLPHDAGSDGFFIACLVKE, encoded by the coding sequence GTGAAAAAAGGTCAGGGTCAAGGGTCAGCTCCGCGTCGGAAGACGGCACGGGAAGTTGCATTAGATGTGCTCGTAGCGGTAGAGCGTGAGCAATCTTATAGCAATTTGCAGTTGAATCAAGCTTTGCAGGAAGCTAAGCTTGAGCGCGTAGATGCTGGACTTGCGACCGAACTCGTATATGGTACGATTCAGCGCTTAAATACGATTGACAGCGTACTGGCACGCAAAGTGGAAAAGGGAACGGCGAAGTTGAAGCCGTGGATGCGCAATTTGCTACGGATGAGCTTGTACCAGCTGCATTATTTGGATCGCATTCCCGATCATGCTGCGGTAAATGAAGCTGTTGCGATTGCCAAACGGCGCGGCCAGCAAGCGATGGGCGGCTTCGTTAACGGCGTGCTGCGCGGTGTCATGCGTGAGCCGGACATTTGGTCCGCCCCTCATGCAGCTGCCAAAAATCCAGTCGTGCGCATTGCATGGGAGCATTCGCATCCAGAATGGCTCGTAGCAAGCTGGATCTCTGCTTATGGCGAAGCGGCGACAGCCGCGATGTGTGCGGCTAACAATGAGCCGCCGCATGGCAGTGTGCGCGTGAATCGCCTGCGCGGTAGCAGAGAGCAGCTTATCGCTGACATGGAAGCGAACGGCCTGCAAGTTGAGCCTTCTGCCGTGTCTGTGGACGGCATCGTTGCACGTGCAGCAGGCAACTTGGCACTTAGTAGCTGGTACCGTGATGGCCGCCTTTCTGTACAGGACGAAAGCTCGATGCTCGTCGTTGAGGCGGTTCGACCTGAGCCGGGCATGCGCGTGCTTGATTGCTGCGCGGCTCCAGGCGGCAAGACGGCTCATATTGCCGAGCGCATGGGGAATAAAGGCGAAGTCATCGCAAACGATGTGCATGCACACAAAGTCGCGCTCATCGAGGATCAAGCGATAAGACTTGGCCTGCAAGTTGTGCACGTGATGAACGTGGATGCGCAGGCGTTGACGAAGGCGCTGCCGCAGTCTTCATTTGACGCGGTGCTGCTGGATGCACCGTGCACGGGCTTTGGCGTAATTCGTCGTAAGCCTGACATTAAATGGACGAAGCAGCCCGAGGATGTGACGTCGATCGCGGCTCTGCAAGCGCGACTCATTCGCGAGGCGGCACAGCTTGTGCGCCAAGGCGGTCGCCTCGTCTACTCCACGTGCACGGTAGAGCACGCGGAGAACGAAGCCGTTGTGCGCGACTTCTTAGCGGAGCATGCACGCGACGGGTGGCAGCTCGACGACACGTGGAAGTCTGCGTTGCCACAGGACAAGCTAGCAGCCGCTTTACAGCGCAGCTCGGACGGCATGTTGCAAGTGCTGCCGCATGATGCAGGCTCAGACGGGTTCTTTATTGCTTGTCTTGTTAAGGAGTAA
- the rlmN gene encoding 23S rRNA (adenine(2503)-C(2))-methyltransferase RlmN gives MKPFIYDLTIDQLQAWLKEQGEPAFRAGQIFEWLYGKRISNFEDMSNLSKGLRTKLEDNFQFVTLKEITTLRSSDGTIKFLFGLHDDHAIETVLMKHDYGNSVCVTTQVGCRVGCTFCASTLGGLKRNLTAGEIVAQVVAAQKILDETNERVSSIVIMGTGEPFENYDATMAFLRNMIHEKGLHIGQRHITVSTSGIVPSIYKFADENTQINLAISIHAPNDALRSKLMPVNRRFPFQDVMDSLKHYQEKTGRRITFEYALIGGVNDKEEHAIELADVLNRMEMLAHVNLIPVNHVPERNYVRTPRNDIFKFYNALLDRGINATIRREQGHDIAAACGQLRAKHMESNAR, from the coding sequence ATGAAACCATTTATATACGATTTAACGATTGACCAGCTACAAGCTTGGTTAAAGGAGCAAGGCGAGCCAGCATTTCGTGCTGGGCAAATTTTTGAATGGTTGTACGGTAAGCGCATTTCCAATTTTGAAGACATGTCCAACTTGTCCAAAGGTTTGCGCACTAAACTGGAAGATAACTTCCAATTCGTGACATTGAAAGAAATTACAACTTTGCGCTCATCGGACGGTACGATCAAGTTTCTATTCGGTTTGCATGATGACCATGCTATTGAAACGGTGTTGATGAAGCATGACTACGGTAACAGCGTATGCGTGACGACACAAGTCGGCTGTCGCGTAGGCTGTACGTTCTGTGCATCTACACTCGGCGGTTTGAAGCGCAACTTGACGGCAGGGGAAATTGTGGCTCAAGTTGTGGCAGCACAAAAAATATTGGATGAAACGAACGAGCGAGTCAGCAGTATCGTTATTATGGGAACGGGTGAACCGTTTGAGAACTACGATGCTACGATGGCCTTTTTGCGCAACATGATTCATGAAAAGGGACTGCATATTGGACAACGTCATATTACGGTGTCTACAAGTGGTATCGTGCCAAGCATTTATAAGTTTGCAGACGAGAATACGCAAATTAATTTGGCCATTTCTATTCACGCGCCAAACGATGCGTTACGTTCCAAGCTGATGCCGGTTAACCGTCGTTTCCCGTTCCAAGATGTAATGGATTCTCTAAAACATTATCAAGAAAAGACAGGTCGTCGCATAACGTTTGAATATGCCCTAATTGGTGGCGTGAACGACAAAGAAGAGCATGCGATCGAACTGGCAGACGTACTGAATCGTATGGAAATGTTAGCTCACGTGAACTTGATTCCGGTCAACCACGTGCCAGAACGCAATTACGTGCGCACACCGCGCAACGATATTTTCAAATTTTATAATGCGCTACTTGATCGCGGCATTAATGCAACGATTCGTCGTGAACAAGGGCATGACATTGCAGCAGCATGCGGACAATTGCGTGCGAAGCATATGGAGTCCAATGCGAGGTGA
- the def gene encoding peptide deformylase, with product MALRIIVHEPDPVLHERAKEVTKIAPNIHKLLNDMADTMYHAEGVGLAAPQIGILKRVIVVDVGDEHGLIEMINPVMTEMTGEQLGPEGCLSIPGINGDVRRHQQIKVTGLNRNGKEFSMVVTDFLARAFQHEIDHLNGVLFTEIADRVYDAPRHDKE from the coding sequence ATGGCATTGCGAATTATTGTACATGAACCGGACCCAGTATTGCATGAAAGAGCGAAAGAAGTTACGAAAATAGCACCAAACATTCATAAATTGCTTAACGATATGGCGGATACGATGTATCACGCTGAAGGCGTTGGCTTGGCTGCGCCACAAATCGGTATTTTAAAACGCGTGATTGTGGTAGATGTGGGCGATGAGCACGGGCTTATCGAAATGATCAATCCGGTCATGACAGAGATGACAGGCGAACAGCTCGGACCTGAAGGCTGCTTGAGCATTCCAGGCATTAATGGTGACGTGCGTCGCCACCAACAAATTAAAGTAACAGGCCTTAATCGTAATGGCAAAGAGTTCTCCATGGTTGTAACGGACTTTTTAGCTCGTGCCTTCCAGCATGAAATTGATCATTTGAACGGCGTGCTGTTCACTGAAATTGCGGATCGCGTGTACGATGCACCGCGTCACGACAAGGAGTAG
- the fmt gene encoding methionyl-tRNA formyltransferase, with translation MTKIVFMGTPSFAVSSLEMLIQEGYEVAAVVSQPDRPVGRKRVLTPTPVKEIALQHHIPVWQPERLRGSETVDAIRELAPDLIITAAYGQILPKAVLDIPRLGCINVHGSLLPQYRGGAPIQRSIMNGEAVTGVTVMYMAEGMDTGDMLTKVEVPITDEDNAGTMFEKLRIAGADLLRRTLPELIAGKLQAEPQDDTLATYAPNLKREDEKLDWTRTSRELFNQVRGLVPFSGAFTLWGEDVFKVWACTVPAQKANASETGASAIAPGTVLTVDERGIEVKTGDGSLWLIEVQPAGKKAMAAAEFVRGGKLQSGTVLV, from the coding sequence ATGACTAAAATCGTGTTTATGGGTACACCTTCGTTTGCGGTGTCCTCATTAGAAATGCTTATACAGGAAGGCTACGAAGTAGCAGCGGTTGTCAGCCAGCCCGATCGCCCAGTTGGGCGCAAGCGAGTGCTAACACCAACACCTGTCAAAGAAATCGCGCTCCAGCATCACATTCCAGTCTGGCAGCCAGAGCGCTTGCGCGGCTCGGAAACGGTTGATGCGATTCGTGAGCTGGCACCTGATCTCATTATTACAGCTGCGTATGGACAAATCTTGCCGAAGGCTGTATTAGATATTCCGCGTCTCGGTTGTATTAATGTCCATGGCTCGCTGCTTCCACAGTATCGTGGAGGGGCGCCGATTCAGCGTTCCATCATGAATGGTGAAGCGGTGACGGGCGTTACAGTGATGTATATGGCCGAAGGCATGGATACAGGCGACATGCTTACGAAAGTAGAAGTGCCGATTACGGACGAGGACAACGCAGGGACGATGTTCGAGAAACTGCGTATAGCTGGTGCAGACTTGCTTCGCCGCACATTGCCAGAATTGATCGCGGGTAAGCTGCAAGCGGAGCCGCAAGACGACACGCTGGCAACGTACGCGCCTAATTTAAAGCGCGAAGATGAGAAGCTTGATTGGACGCGTACGTCACGCGAGCTGTTTAACCAAGTGCGAGGTCTTGTACCTTTTTCGGGTGCATTTACGTTGTGGGGCGAGGACGTGTTTAAAGTATGGGCGTGTACAGTTCCTGCACAAAAGGCAAATGCATCTGAGACAGGAGCAAGTGCAATCGCTCCTGGCACCGTGTTGACGGTCGATGAGCGTGGGATTGAAGTGAAGACAGGCGACGGTTCTTTGTGGCTGATAGAAGTACAACCTGCTGGCAAAAAGGCAATGGCAGCCGCGGAATTTGTTCGCGGTGGTAAATTGCAAAGCGGGACGGTGCTGGTGTGA